A stretch of DNA from Methanobrevibacter sp.:
ATACGGTAGGGTAACCATGATTGATGACATCGGTTACTACATCAGGATGGCCATTGTCGGATTATCACTTATAATCCTCGGACTGTTTACAATATTCTTTGTTAAATTCGTCCCTATGTTTATAGCTATACTGATTGGAATTATCGGAATTATAATAGCGGTATTTTACATGGCTAAAGTCATCATCCAGTCCATCGTGATATTCAGGAAGAATTCGAAGGGAAACCTGCTGAAATCCTTCATTAAGATTCATTTCCCTATGATTATTTCAATAATCATACTTCTTCTGATGATTTCAACATTCATCGGTGCGGCCCACTTTGAAAACGGTGTGCTGTCCGTTGAACCAAATTCAAGAAACCTAATTATTTATGCCGACAACAGCCCAAGAGACACTGCCATTTCAGTCAGAGGACCATTTACTATTGATGCTGCGATTGAAAACGAATCATCTGAAATAAGAATGCCTTCGGATGCCATGATGACGCTGGGAATTAAGACAAATGATACAATGGTAATAAACGATGAAATTTACACCATTAATGACACCCGTCCTGGTGAGCAGGACATTATCAGATTGCCAAGTGATGCAAGAAAGGCCTTGGATGTGCAGACCGAATCAGTTATACAGAACAGCCGTCTGAAAGAAATATTTGAAGGTGTTGGTGTTCTTCACAATATCGGAATCGGAAACAACACTACAATAGAAAAACTAACCATTTCCGCAAGGGACAAGGATGCATGCAACTTTGAGGTTTTCCTAGACAACCAGTCAATAGCATCTTCATTTGGAATATTCAGAGACAATTCGACATATGACATTTCAATCAACGATGAGGTTGTAAAGTCAGTTACATACAACAACAAAACCTTTGATGACTGCAATTTCACTTATGGAGACCATGAAATCAGAGTTGAATTTGTTGACAGAAACAACACATCAATAAAACAGTTTGTAAGGTCCGATCAGGGCAATTTCTTAAATCTATACCTTGAATAATACTTTAAAAAAAATAGTTAAAAATCTAAGATGTTAATCTTAGATTATTTTTTGTCATAAGCTTTAACAGCTTCTTCAACATCGTTGTAAAGACCTAAAGCTGCTAGAGCACCAACTTTTCCTTGTTCGCCTGTAACGGCAATCAAAGGAATGTTTAATTCTTCTGCAACACTTTCTGCAGTTTCAACATCCATCATACCTGATTTTGTGGCAATTGAATACTCCCTTAATTTTTCAGGAATCTCCAAACCTTCCAAAATAGCTATCGCTGTTTTATCGGATAATGTATCCCTTTTGAGAATTTCAATAACCCTGTCGATTAAATCCTGCTTTTTGGATTGCTCAACTGCGAATGTTAATGCAATAGAAACACAATTTTGAGTTTTGTGAGGATTATGAGGGTACAGTTGAACAATAATATGGTCAAGGTACTCAAAGCCTTCGCCTGCAAGCTCAACACCTAAGTTATGAGCCATTGTCCATGTAGCACCGGCATCCTTTGTATCTGTATCATCAACACCGATAACAACTTTTTCAAGTTTAGGAGTTACAACAGTTGCCTTTCCGGCTTTAGATCCTCCACCGACTTCAATGAGCTCCACATATTTTACGCCTTCGCCCATTCCTCTGCACATTCCGGCTCCAACACCTGCACCGGCAAGTCCGGCATGAGTTACCTTTACCTCATCGCCGTCTATAACAATTTCATCTATTCCGGCTGCATTGAAACTAGCTTTTAAATCAAGAGGTGCTGAACCTACATGACAGGAGTAAACATGCTT
This window harbors:
- the mmp11 gene encoding methanogenesis marker protein 11 — translated: MEILKPNELREKFQDPWIAPYEKVLTMVDGDKVEIVEYHPCISGSHWLLNQYRNNSELIDSAYRDGNKHVYSCHVGSAPLDLKASFNAAGIDEIVIDGDEVKVTHAGLAGAGVGAGMCRGMGEGVKYVELIEVGGGSKAGKATVVTPKLEKVVIGVDDTDTKDAGATWTMAHNLGVELAGEGFEYLDHIIVQLYPHNPHKTQNCVSIALTFAVEQSKKQDLIDRVIEILKRDTLSDKTAIAILEGLEIPEKLREYSIATKSGMMDVETAESVAEELNIPLIAVTGEQGKVGALAALGLYNDVEEAVKAYDKK
- a CDS encoding glycosyltransferase, which encodes MYWFLVILTFLLASIKTEKPKKYQKVSVIIPAYNEEATVAKVVEVIKKVSFVDEIVVVNDGSSDNTEAEALKAGAVVINHEVNKGKGEALYTGYTQIDCDIIAFIDADIYNLTSQKVEAMIRPILDGKTDITKTKFARESGRVTELTAKPLLNFFFPEISFEQPLSGQFAARKEILKRINFEKDYGVDVGIVIDADVLGISIMEVDIGAIQHDMSPLADLNLMANEVVRTIINRANKYGRVTMIDDIGYYIRMAIVGLSLIILGLFTIFFVKFVPMFIAILIGIIGIIIAVFYMAKVIIQSIVIFRKNSKGNLLKSFIKIHFPMIISIIILLLMISTFIGAAHFENGVLSVEPNSRNLIIYADNSPRDTAISVRGPFTIDAAIENESSEIRMPSDAMMTLGIKTNDTMVINDEIYTINDTRPGEQDIIRLPSDARKALDVQTESVIQNSRLKEIFEGVGVLHNIGIGNNTTIEKLTISARDKDACNFEVFLDNQSIASSFGIFRDNSTYDISINDEVVKSVTYNNKTFDDCNFTYGDHEIRVEFVDRNNTSIKQFVRSDQGNFLNLYLE